A single Ammospiza caudacuta isolate bAmmCau1 chromosome 6, bAmmCau1.pri, whole genome shotgun sequence DNA region contains:
- the LOC131559221 gene encoding uncharacterized protein LOC131559221 → MPSQPQDSPAAGLGTGFPMVKGSPSELMGFYVTSYEAAFGKRPRGSPPKVQEGRVLAIELPSDRSIHPLLGVHTGSGYVVNNYSELRSLLCPHVERQDTDISTTAEDFKVFGRPEYQRMLPEHVDDPQCQYPTGFSFSRLRFGEVRAPNTSGEYGIQRYCATPAQPDVPPRAMELSGGTETAPRSDLTVPEQPLGVGDGRMDSFPATCSTYQPAMGYPAPFAPPELQVGPKGVTAEKKPLGYGSIQNQYLIEHSQMAPVAPGWWAQTPITWAPRSVEGVQIPSPSGFSTNNRPTSLWRIDDPLT, encoded by the exons ATGCCGTCCCAGCCGCAGGACTCGCCCGCCGCGGGACTGGGGACGGGCTTCCCCATGGTGAAGGGCTCCCCCTCCGAGCTCATGGGCTTCTACGTCACCAGCTACGAGGCGGCCTTTGGCAAGAGGCCCAGGGGGTCACCCCCAAAGGTGCAGGAGGGGCGAGTTTTGGCCATTGAGCTCCCCAGCGACAGGAGCATCCACCCCCTCCTCGGCGTCCACACCGGCTCGGGATACGTCGTCAACAACTACTCAGAGCTCAGATCCCTGCTCTGCCCGCACGTGGAGCG CCAGGACACCGACATTTCCACCACCGCCGAGGACTTCAAGGTGTTTGGGCGCCCGGAGTACCAAAGGATGCTGCCCGAGCACGTGGATGATCCGCAGTGTCAGTATCCCACTGGCTTCTCCTTCTCCCGCCTCCGCTTCGGGGAGGTGAGAGCCCCAAATACATCTGGGGAATACGGCATCCAGAGGTACTGCGccactcctgcccagccag ATGTCCCACCGAGGGCGATGGAGCTGTCGGGCGGCACTGAGACTGCCCCGAGGAGTGACCTCACCgtgccagagcagcct CTTGGTGTCGGTGATGGTCGGATGGATTCCTTTCCTGCCACGTGCAGCACT TACCAGCCTGCCATGGGCTACCCGGCCCCCTTCGCCCCCCCGGAGCTCCAGGTGGGACCCAAGGGAGTCACAGCCGAGAAG AAGCCGCTGGGGTATGGCAGTATCCAGAACCAGTACCTGATCGAGCACTCACAGATGGCCCCTGTTGCACCAG GCTGGTGGGCACAGACCCCAATCACCTGGGCCCCGAGATCTGTGGAGGGTGTCCAGATCCCGAGTCCCAGTGGCTTCAGCACCAACAACCGCCCCACCAGCCTGTGGCGCATCGATGACCCCCTGACGTGA
- the SYT7 gene encoding synaptotagmin-7, translated as MYLHPEAASAGTPSRDVLLVSAIITVSLSVTIVLCGICQWCQRKMGKRYKTSLETVGTPDSSRGRSEKKTINDLDRDFWNNNDNTVQQKWSSYPPKEFILNISPYAPYGDPRLSLNGSLLSGAKLTASAAAGLSGDRDGRPGDKQRLGEDGMRSSVSAHSEPGAGKAARGRWHTVQSHLAAGKLSLSNFEDSTLSTATTLEYIPTSAGDPKFQRPRTLVRQQSLQQPLSQHQRANHSQPTTSQSLGHLQAHSGSPAAAAANSRGSRGGGPARQGTAAGSKTRMAGGRSRSNPGSWDHVVGQIRNRGLDMKSFLEGRMVVLSLVLGLSEQDDFANIPDLQPAGTQPNQANAQGDKRLPAAGKAGNAAPAPGQPPHDESDRKTEPHSSVSDLVNSLTSEMLMLSPGSEDDEGHEGVSRENLGRIQFSVGYNFQESTLTVKIMKAQELPAKDFSGTSDPFVKIYLLPDKKHKLETKVKRKNLNPHWNETFLFEGFPYEKVVQRVLYLQVLDYDRFSRNDPIGEVSIPLNKVDLTQMQTFWKDLKPCSDGSGSRGELLLSLCYNPSANSIVVNIIKARNLKAMDIGGTSDPYVKVWLMYKDKRVEKKKTVVMKRCLNPVFNESFAFDIPTERLRETTIVITVMDKDRLSRNDVIGKIYLSWKSGPGEVKHWKDMIARPRQAVAQWHQLKA; from the exons ggaccccctcCCGCGACGTGCTCCTGGTCTCAGCCATCATCACCGTCAGCCTTAGCGTCACCATCGTCCTCTGCGGGATCTGCCAGTGGTGCCAGCGGAAAATG GGAAAGCGTTACAAGACTTCCCTGGAGACTGTGGGAACTCCGGATTCCAGCCGAGGCCGCAGCGAGAAGAAAACCATCAA CGATCTAGACAGAGACTTTTGGAATAACAATGACAACACAGTGCAGCAGAAATGGAGCTCCTACCCTCCCAAGGAGTTTATCCTAAACATTTCTCCTTACGCTCCGTACGGTGATCCGCGCCTTTCCCTCAA tGGCTCTCTGTTATCAGGGGCCAAACTGACGGCGTCGGCCGCCGCCGGGCTGTCCGGGGACCGCGACGGCCGGCCCGGGGACAAGCAGCGGCTCGGCGAGGATGGAATGAGGAGCAGCGTGTCCGCCCACAGCGAGCCCGGAGCTGGAAAGGCGGCACGGGGCCGCTGGCACACGGTGCAGAGCCACTTGGCCGCAGGGAAGCTCAGCCTGTCCAA TTTCGAGGACTCCACCCTGTCCACAGCCACTACCCTTGAGTATATCCCCACCTCAGCAGGCGATCCCAAATTCCAGAGGCCCCGCACGCTCGTGCGCCAGCAAagtctgcagcagcccctgagccaGCACCAGCGCGCCAACCACAGCCAGCCCACCAccagccagagcctgggccaccTGCAGGCCCACAGCGgctcccccgccgccgccgccgccaacTCCCGGGGCTCCCGCGGCGGCGGCCCGGCGCGCCAGGGCACGGCCGCCGGCTCCAAGACACGGATGGCCGGGGGCAGGAGCCGCTCCAACCCCGGCAGCTGGGACCACGTGGTGGGGCAAATCCGCAACCGCGGCTTGGACATGAAGTCCTTCCT GGAAGGCCGGATGGTGGTGCTATCCCTGGTTCTGGGACTCTCAGAGCAAGATGACTTTGCCAATATTCCCGACCTGCAACCCGCTGGGACGCAGCCGAACCAGGCGAACGCTCAGGGGGACAAGAG GTTGCCGGCCGCCGGGAAGGCTGGGAacgcggcaccggcaccggggcAGCCGCCGCACGATGAGTCCGACCGCAAGACGGAGCCGCACTCCTCCGTCTCCGACCTGGTCAACTCCCTGACCAGCGAGATGCTCATG CTCTCCCCGGGCTCCGAGGATGACGAGGGCCACGAGGGCGTCAGCCGGGAGAACCTGGGCCGCATCCAGTTCAGCGTCGGCTACAACTTCCAGGAGTCCACCCTGACCGTGAAGATCATGAAGGCGCAGGAGCTGCCGGCCAAGGACTTCAGCGGCACCAGCGACCCCTTCGTCAAGATCTACCTGCTCCCCGACAAGAAGCACAAGCTGGAGACCAAGGTCAAGAGGAAGAACCTCAACCCGCACTGGAATGAGACCTTCCTCTTCGAAG GGTTCCCCTACGAGAAGGTGGTGCAGCGGGTGCTGTACCTCCAGGTCCTGGACTACGACCGCTTCAGCCGCAATGATCCCATTGGAGAGGTGTCCATCCCGCTCAACAAGGTGGACCTGACCCAGATGCAGACCTTCTGGAAGGACCTGAAGCCCTGCAGTGATGGCAGT GGAAGCcgtggggagctgctgctgtcgcTGTGCTACAATCCCTCAGCCAATTCCATCGTGGTGAACATCATCAAGGCAAGGAACCTCAAAGCCATGGACATCGGGGGCACCTCAG ATCCCTACGTGAAGGTGTGGCTGATGTACAAGGACAAGCGGGTGGAGAAGAAGAAGACGGTGGTGATGAAGAGGTGCCTGAACCCCGTCTTCAACGAGTCCTTCGCCTTCGACATCCCCACAGAGCGGCTGCGCGAGACCACCATCGTCATCACCGTCATGGACAAGGACAGGCTGAGCCGCAATGACGTCATCGGCAAG ATTTACCTGTCCTGGAAGAGCGGTCCCGGCGAGGTGAAGCACTGGAAGGACATGATCGCCCGCCCGCGGCAGGCGGTGGCACAGTGGCACCAGCTGAAGGCCTGA
- the LRRC10B gene encoding leucine-rich repeat-containing protein 10B has translation MGSGGSSGRGVPVAAAEGPDGVEQRLEVRRRQIPAELWAQQGLRKLYLSDAGLREVPDELAELQHLRTLALDGNELMEVPEAVCDLPHLAYLYLGRNGLQELPPAFAQLQSLRCLWIEGNFLAHFPRALLQLPELRSLQLGDNRLCRLPAALPRMAGLRGLWLYGNRFQEFPPVLLRMDHIRVLDLDRNRIASFPDLSGLASLRLLSYDHNPVRQPPCVGDEVQLVGDGAQEYMEARQERLQSLQQQEEEEEGTEAAPVSPEDGPEDGEGEFAALTGSPEET, from the coding sequence ATGGGCAGCGGCGGCTCCTCGGGGCGCGGGGTCCCGGTGGCGGCCGCCGAGGGCCCCGACGGCGTCGAGCAGCGGCTGGAGGTGCGGCGCCGGCAGATCCCGGCCGAGCTGTGGGCTCAGCAGGGGCTGCGGAAGCTCTACCTGAGCGACGCGGGGCTGCGGGAGGTGCCGGACGAGCTGGCGGAGCTGCAGCACCTGCGGACCCTCGCCCTGGACGGCAACGAGCTGATGGAGGTGCCCGAGGCCGTGTGCGACCTGCCCCACCTGGCCTACCTGTACCTGGGCCGCAacgggctgcaggagctgccgcCCGCCTTCgcccagctccagagcctgcGCTGCCTCTGGATCGAGGGGAACTTCTTGGCGCACTTCCCCCGcgccctcctgcagctgccggAGCTGCGCAGCCTCCAGCTGGGGGACAACCGGCTGTGCCGGCTGcccgcggcgctgccccgcATGGCCGGCCTGCGGGGGCTCTGGCTCTACGGGAACCGCTTCCAGGAGTTCCCGCCCGTGCTGCTGCGCATGGATCACATCCGCGTCCTCGACCTGGACCGCAACCGCATCGCCAGCTTCCCGGACCTCAGCGGCCTCGCCTCCCTGCGCCTCCTGTCCTACGACCACAACCCCGTCCGGCAGCCGCCCTGCGTGGGGGATGAAGTGCAGCTGGTGGGGGACGGGGCGCAGGAATACATGGAAGCGCGGCAGGAGCggctgcagagcctgcagcagcaggaggaggaggaggagggcaccGAGGCCGCCCCGGTATCCCCCGAGGATGGGCctgaggatggggagggggaatTCGCAGCCCTGACGGGATCTCCTGAGGAAACGTGA
- the SDHAF2 gene encoding succinate dehydrogenase assembly factor 2, mitochondrial, which translates to MAAARLCSLRRQLLWPLIPQRGYRGDSPTDSGKDVLEIPLPPWQERPDEPLDTKRARLLYESRKRGMLENCILLSLFAKENLARMSEEQLNRYDRLINEPSNDWDIYYWATEAKPTPAEFDTDVMAMLREFAKNRNREQRLRQPDLEYLFEAPR; encoded by the exons ATGGCGGCGGCCAGG ctctgctccctgcgcCGGCAGCTCCTGTGGCCGCTGATCCCGCAGCGCGGCTACCGGGGGGATTCCCCCACGGATTCCGGGAAGGACGTGCTGGAGATCCCGCTGCCCCCCTGGCAGGAGCGTCCGGATGAGCCCCTGGACACCAAGAGAGCCCGGCTGCTGTAcgagagcaggaaaagggggatgCTGGAAAACTGCATCCTGCTCAG CCTCTTTGCCAAGGAGAACCTGGCGCGCATGAGCGAGGAGCAGCTGAACCGCTACGACCGCCTCATCAACGAGCCCAGCAACGACTGGGACATTTATTACTGGGCCACTG AAGCGAAGCCCACGCCGGCGGAGTTCGACACGGATGTGATGGCCATGCTGAGGGAGTTTGCCAAAAACAGGAACAGGGAGCAgaggctccggcagccggacCTGGAGTATCTGTTTGAGGCACCACGCTGA